One window from the genome of Grus americana isolate bGruAme1 chromosome 14, bGruAme1.mat, whole genome shotgun sequence encodes:
- the JAKMIP2 gene encoding janus kinase and microtubule-interacting protein 2 isoform X2 produces the protein MSKKGRSKGEKPEALIVALQAANEELRTKLTDIQIELHQEKSKVAKLEREKTQETKRIREVEQRKQTVQITELKAKLHEEKMKELQAVRENLIKQHEQEMTRMVKVRDSEIQRLKSALCALRDGSSDKVRTALTIEAREEARKQFDSERLKLLQEITELKSAKKQVDEALNNMIQADKIKAGDLRSEHQSHQEAISKIKWESERDIRRLMDEIKAKDRIIFSLEKELETQTGYVQKLQLQKEALDEQLFLAKEAECNMSSPKREIPGRAGDGSEHCSSPDLRRNQKRIAELNATIRKLEDRNTLLVDERNELLKRVREAEKQCKPLLEKNKCLTKRNDELMQSLQRMEDKLKAVTKENIEMREKITSHPPLKKLRSLNDLDQANEEQETEFLKLQVIEQQNIIDELTRDREKLIRRRKHKRSSKPIKRHVVDTVFGYDDDSMDSETSSVASYRTDRTPATPDDDLDEGLAAEESELRFRQLTKEYQALQRAYALLQEQTGGIIDAEREAKAQEQLQAEVQRYKAKIEDLEKTLAQKGQDSHWVEDKQLFIKRNQELLDKIEKLETENNRLQQELQDARDQNELLEFRNLELEERERRSPPFNLQIHPFSDGVSALQIYCMKEGVKDVSIPDLIKQLDILGDNGNLRNEEQVAIIQASTVLSLAEKWIQQIEGAEAALHQKMMELESDMEQFCKIKGYLEEELDYRKQALDQAYMQETVIKFGELLTEKQQEELRTAVEKLRRQMLRKSREYDCQILQERMELLQQAHQRIRDLEDKTDIQKRQIKDLEEKFLFLFLFFSLAFILWP, from the exons ATGTCAAAAAAAGGACGTAGCAAGGGCGAAAAGCCTGAGGCACTGATTGTTGCCCTACAGGCTGCCAATGAGGAACTCAGGACCAAGCTAACAGACATTCAAATTGAGCTGCATCAGGAGAAGTCTAAG GTTGCTAAACTTGAAAGAGAGAAGACACAAGAAACTAAGCGTATCCGCGAGGTGGAGCAGCGCAAGCAGACGGTGCAGATCACGGAGCTGAAAGCAAAACTCCatgaggagaaaatgaaggagctgcaggctgtgagGGAGAACCTCATCAAACAGCACGAGCAGGAGATGACGCGGATGGTGAAAGTCCGAGACAGCGAAATCCAGCGCCTCAAGTCAGCGCTGTGCGCGCTGCGGGATGGGAGCAGTGATAAAGTAAGGACAGCGCTGACTATTGAGGCTCGTGAAGAGGCCAGAAAACAGTTTGACTCTGAGCGCCTTAAGCTTCTGCAGGAAATTACTGAACTGAAGTCTGCCAAAAAGCAGGTAGATGAGGCCCTTAACAACATGATCCAAGCTGATAAGATCAAGGCAGGGGATCTTCGGAGTGAGCATCAGTCCCACCAGGAAGCCATTTCCAAGATcaaatgggagagtgaaagggATATTCGCCGCCTG ATGGACGAGATCAAGGCTAAAGACAGGATCATATTTTCCTTGGAGAAAGAACTGGAGACACAGACAGGCTATGtgcagaagctgcagctgcagaaggaagCTCTGGATGAACAGCTCTTCTTGGCGAAGGAGGCAGAATGTAACATGAGCAGTCCCAAGAGAGAGATCCCAGGAAGGGCCGGAGATGGTTCGGAGCACTGCAGCAGCCCT GACTTGCGCAGAAACCAGAAGAGGATAGCAGAGCTGAATGCCACAATCCGGAAGCTGGAAGACAGGAACACGTTGCTTGTTGATGAACGAAATGAACTG TTGAAGCGTGTCCGAGAAGCTGAGAAACAATGTAAACCTCTTCTGGAAAAGAACAAGTGCCTCACGAAGAGAAATGATGAACTTATGCAGTCTTTGCAGCGCATGGAAGATAAACTCAAAGCAGTCACTAAAGAAAATATAGAAATG agagaaaaaattacATCACATCCTCCTCTAAAGAAATTAAGATCTCTCAATGACCTGGATCAGGCTAATGAGGAACAAGAAACGGAATTCTTAAAGCTTCAGGTCATAGAACAACAGAACATAATTGATGAGTTAACAAGG GACAGGGAGAAACTCATTCGTCGCAGAAAGCATAAAAGAAGCTCAAAGCCAATTAAG AGACATGTGGTGGATACAGTTTTTGGGTATGATGATGATTCCATGGACTCTGAAACATCCTCTGTGGCCTCATATAGAACAGACAGAACACCAGCAACCCCAGATGATGATCTGGATGAG GGTTTAGCAGCAGAAGAATCAGAGCTGCGGTTTCGACAGCTGACAAAGGAGTACCAGGCCCTGCAGAGAGCGTATGCATTACTGCAGGAGCAGACAGGAGGCATCATAGATGCTGAAAGAGAAGCCAAG GCTCAGGAGCAGCTCCAAGCTGAAGTCCAGAGATATAAAGCCAAAATAGAAGATCTGGAGAAAACTTTGGCACAGAAAGGGCAG GACTCACACTGGGTGGAAGACAAACAGCTTTTCATTAAGAGGAACCAAGAGCTTTTAGACAAG ATAGAgaaactggaaacagaaaacaaccGTCTGCaacaggagctgcaggatgCCCGAGACCAGAATGAGCTGCTGGAGTTCCGCAACCTTGAGCTGGAG gaaagagagagacgGTCCCCACCATTTAATCTCCAGATTCACCCATTCTCAGATGGTGTGAGTGCTCTACAGATCTACTGCATGAAGGAAGGGGTTAAG GATGTCAGCATCCCAGACCTCATAAAGCAGTTAGACATCCTAGGTGATAATGGG aatttaagaaatgaagaacaagtGGCCATAATTCAGGCTTCCACTGTATTGTCCTTGGCAGAAAAG TGGATCCAGCAGATTGAGGGAGCTGAAGCTGCTCTGCATCAGAAGATGATGGAACTGGAAAGTGATATG GaacaattttgcaaaataaaaggtTATTTGGAGGAAGAATTAGACTACAGGAAGCAAGCTCTTGACCAAGCATACATG CAAGAAACCGTGATAAAGTTCGGGGAACTActcactgaaaaacagcaggaaGAGCTGAGGACAGCTGTAGAAAAGCTAAGACGTCAGATgctgaggaaaagcagagaataTGATTGCCAGATTCTTCAGGAGAGGATGGAGCTGCTTCAGCAGGCTCATCAG AGGATCCGAGATTTAGAAGATAAAACTGACATCCAAAAGAGACAAATTAAGGATCTGGAGGAAAAG TTTCTATTTCTATTCTTGTTCTTCTCTCTTGCCTTTATTCTTTGGCCTTGA
- the JAKMIP2 gene encoding janus kinase and microtubule-interacting protein 2 isoform X1: MSKKGRSKGEKPEALIVALQAANEELRTKLTDIQIELHQEKSKVAKLEREKTQETKRIREVEQRKQTVQITELKAKLHEEKMKELQAVRENLIKQHEQEMTRMVKVRDSEIQRLKSALCALRDGSSDKVRTALTIEAREEARKQFDSERLKLLQEITELKSAKKQVDEALNNMIQADKIKAGDLRSEHQSHQEAISKIKWESERDIRRLMDEIKAKDRIIFSLEKELETQTGYVQKLQLQKEALDEQLFLAKEAECNMSSPKREIPGRAGDGSEHCSSPDLRRNQKRIAELNATIRKLEDRNTLLVDERNELLKRVREAEKQCKPLLEKNKCLTKRNDELMQSLQRMEDKLKAVTKENIEMREKITSHPPLKKLRSLNDLDQANEEQETEFLKLQVIEQQNIIDELTRDREKLIRRRKHKRSSKPIKRHVVDTVFGYDDDSMDSETSSVASYRTDRTPATPDDDLDEGLAAEESELRFRQLTKEYQALQRAYALLQEQTGGIIDAEREAKAQEQLQAEVQRYKAKIEDLEKTLAQKGQDSHWVEDKQLFIKRNQELLDKIEKLETENNRLQQELQDARDQNELLEFRNLELEERERRSPPFNLQIHPFSDGVSALQIYCMKEGVKDVSIPDLIKQLDILGDNGNLRNEEQVAIIQASTVLSLAEKWIQQIEGAEAALHQKMMELESDMEQFCKIKGYLEEELDYRKQALDQAYMRIQELEATLYNALQQETVIKFGELLTEKQQEELRTAVEKLRRQMLRKSREYDCQILQERMELLQQAHQRIRDLEDKTDIQKRQIKDLEEKFLFLFLFFSLAFILWP, encoded by the exons ATGTCAAAAAAAGGACGTAGCAAGGGCGAAAAGCCTGAGGCACTGATTGTTGCCCTACAGGCTGCCAATGAGGAACTCAGGACCAAGCTAACAGACATTCAAATTGAGCTGCATCAGGAGAAGTCTAAG GTTGCTAAACTTGAAAGAGAGAAGACACAAGAAACTAAGCGTATCCGCGAGGTGGAGCAGCGCAAGCAGACGGTGCAGATCACGGAGCTGAAAGCAAAACTCCatgaggagaaaatgaaggagctgcaggctgtgagGGAGAACCTCATCAAACAGCACGAGCAGGAGATGACGCGGATGGTGAAAGTCCGAGACAGCGAAATCCAGCGCCTCAAGTCAGCGCTGTGCGCGCTGCGGGATGGGAGCAGTGATAAAGTAAGGACAGCGCTGACTATTGAGGCTCGTGAAGAGGCCAGAAAACAGTTTGACTCTGAGCGCCTTAAGCTTCTGCAGGAAATTACTGAACTGAAGTCTGCCAAAAAGCAGGTAGATGAGGCCCTTAACAACATGATCCAAGCTGATAAGATCAAGGCAGGGGATCTTCGGAGTGAGCATCAGTCCCACCAGGAAGCCATTTCCAAGATcaaatgggagagtgaaagggATATTCGCCGCCTG ATGGACGAGATCAAGGCTAAAGACAGGATCATATTTTCCTTGGAGAAAGAACTGGAGACACAGACAGGCTATGtgcagaagctgcagctgcagaaggaagCTCTGGATGAACAGCTCTTCTTGGCGAAGGAGGCAGAATGTAACATGAGCAGTCCCAAGAGAGAGATCCCAGGAAGGGCCGGAGATGGTTCGGAGCACTGCAGCAGCCCT GACTTGCGCAGAAACCAGAAGAGGATAGCAGAGCTGAATGCCACAATCCGGAAGCTGGAAGACAGGAACACGTTGCTTGTTGATGAACGAAATGAACTG TTGAAGCGTGTCCGAGAAGCTGAGAAACAATGTAAACCTCTTCTGGAAAAGAACAAGTGCCTCACGAAGAGAAATGATGAACTTATGCAGTCTTTGCAGCGCATGGAAGATAAACTCAAAGCAGTCACTAAAGAAAATATAGAAATG agagaaaaaattacATCACATCCTCCTCTAAAGAAATTAAGATCTCTCAATGACCTGGATCAGGCTAATGAGGAACAAGAAACGGAATTCTTAAAGCTTCAGGTCATAGAACAACAGAACATAATTGATGAGTTAACAAGG GACAGGGAGAAACTCATTCGTCGCAGAAAGCATAAAAGAAGCTCAAAGCCAATTAAG AGACATGTGGTGGATACAGTTTTTGGGTATGATGATGATTCCATGGACTCTGAAACATCCTCTGTGGCCTCATATAGAACAGACAGAACACCAGCAACCCCAGATGATGATCTGGATGAG GGTTTAGCAGCAGAAGAATCAGAGCTGCGGTTTCGACAGCTGACAAAGGAGTACCAGGCCCTGCAGAGAGCGTATGCATTACTGCAGGAGCAGACAGGAGGCATCATAGATGCTGAAAGAGAAGCCAAG GCTCAGGAGCAGCTCCAAGCTGAAGTCCAGAGATATAAAGCCAAAATAGAAGATCTGGAGAAAACTTTGGCACAGAAAGGGCAG GACTCACACTGGGTGGAAGACAAACAGCTTTTCATTAAGAGGAACCAAGAGCTTTTAGACAAG ATAGAgaaactggaaacagaaaacaaccGTCTGCaacaggagctgcaggatgCCCGAGACCAGAATGAGCTGCTGGAGTTCCGCAACCTTGAGCTGGAG gaaagagagagacgGTCCCCACCATTTAATCTCCAGATTCACCCATTCTCAGATGGTGTGAGTGCTCTACAGATCTACTGCATGAAGGAAGGGGTTAAG GATGTCAGCATCCCAGACCTCATAAAGCAGTTAGACATCCTAGGTGATAATGGG aatttaagaaatgaagaacaagtGGCCATAATTCAGGCTTCCACTGTATTGTCCTTGGCAGAAAAG TGGATCCAGCAGATTGAGGGAGCTGAAGCTGCTCTGCATCAGAAGATGATGGAACTGGAAAGTGATATG GaacaattttgcaaaataaaaggtTATTTGGAGGAAGAATTAGACTACAGGAAGCAAGCTCTTGACCAAGCATACATG AGGATCCAGGAGCTTGAAGCCACCTTGTACAATGCTTTGCAGCAAGAAACCGTGATAAAGTTCGGGGAACTActcactgaaaaacagcaggaaGAGCTGAGGACAGCTGTAGAAAAGCTAAGACGTCAGATgctgaggaaaagcagagaataTGATTGCCAGATTCTTCAGGAGAGGATGGAGCTGCTTCAGCAGGCTCATCAG AGGATCCGAGATTTAGAAGATAAAACTGACATCCAAAAGAGACAAATTAAGGATCTGGAGGAAAAG TTTCTATTTCTATTCTTGTTCTTCTCTCTTGCCTTTATTCTTTGGCCTTGA